In Marinicauda algicola, one DNA window encodes the following:
- a CDS encoding class I SAM-dependent methyltransferase, which translates to MITLDLDSLGLEDGMRVLDLGCGRGRHLHAFYWHDKALDVVGLDLDFNDLNAAIDGFFELPPPPPEPARSAVFTVGDAGRLPFADDSFDRVICSEVLEHLPDVEAALAEIDRVLKPGGRFALSVPRYWPEAVCWTLSDGYRNTPGGHVRIFRDHLLRRQVERLGYRFYRRHWAHALHAPYWWLRCAKWARQEESRSVAAYKKLLEWDLLEAPRLTRWTEKILNPVLGKSVALYFEKEAA; encoded by the coding sequence ATGATCACGCTCGATCTCGACTCCCTCGGTCTAGAAGACGGCATGCGCGTGCTCGATCTCGGCTGCGGCCGGGGCCGGCACCTGCATGCCTTCTACTGGCACGACAAGGCGCTCGACGTCGTCGGACTTGATCTTGATTTCAATGACTTGAACGCGGCGATCGACGGGTTCTTCGAACTGCCCCCTCCCCCGCCGGAGCCGGCGAGGAGCGCGGTCTTCACCGTCGGGGATGCCGGGCGGCTGCCCTTCGCGGACGACAGTTTCGACCGGGTGATCTGCAGCGAGGTTCTCGAGCATCTGCCCGATGTCGAGGCGGCGCTGGCCGAGATCGACCGGGTGCTGAAGCCCGGCGGACGCTTTGCACTATCGGTGCCGCGCTACTGGCCGGAAGCGGTCTGCTGGACGCTATCGGACGGCTATCGCAACACTCCCGGCGGTCATGTGCGCATTTTCCGCGACCATCTGCTGCGCCGTCAGGTCGAGCGCCTCGGCTATCGCTTCTACCGGCGCCACTGGGCCCATGCCCTGCACGCCCCCTACTGGTGGTTGCGTTGCGCGAAATGGGCCCGGCAGGAGGAGAGCCGCTCGGTCGCCGCCTACAAGAAGCTGCTGGAGTGGGACCTCCTGGAGGCGCCGCGCCTGACGCGCTGGACGGAAAAGATCCTGAACCCCGTGCTCGGAAAATCCGTGGCGCTCTATTTCGAGAAGGAGGCCGCGTGA
- the mrdA gene encoding penicillin-binding protein 2, giving the protein MKRDKQESQAQFNRRAVLLAGLGGAAFAGLGARLYSLQVHHQDRYRVMAEDNQFNFRLQTPARGRILDRFGEPIADNRESYRIVLIPEQAGDARAALDRLAEFMDLSEERRERILAEIARSPRFQPVEVAEDLDWETFSRVNLFLPDLPGITPDVGEVRTYPYPQAFAHVAGYVQAASEEAAGDDPLLLHPGFRIGRAGVEAAMDERLRGAAGQLKVEVNAYGRVIRELPEQSNPAVRGQDVTLSIDASAQRFGTERLAGESAAAVTLDIASGEILSLVSTPSFDPNLFVTGIAADDFRALNENEYRPLFNKATTGLYAPASTIKGMMALAALEAGVMEPGERVYCRGHTELGNRRFHCWRREGHGSVDLHEGIKTSCDIYFYEVAERLGIERIHAMATRMGLGQLYDIGMHIPARADGLVPTPQWKRARRGQPWTTGDTYNVGIGQGDMLASPLQLAVMTARLASGREVTPTLLRRGATDFASLGLDPEHQERVHRAMRAVVHEPGGTSYWTLQGLGVEGVEMAGKTGTAQVYSITAAERAEGLREQDDLPWRLRNHGLFIGYAPAIDPQYAVAVVVEHGGGGSRAAARPARDMLKDLIERDPAGRLPRVVAAAGTPGEG; this is encoded by the coding sequence ATGAAACGCGACAAGCAGGAAAGCCAGGCCCAGTTCAACCGGCGCGCGGTGCTGCTCGCCGGGCTGGGCGGTGCTGCGTTCGCGGGTCTCGGCGCGCGGCTCTACTCGCTGCAGGTCCATCACCAGGACCGCTACCGGGTGATGGCCGAGGACAACCAGTTCAACTTCCGCCTCCAGACCCCGGCGCGCGGGCGCATCCTCGACCGCTTCGGCGAACCGATCGCCGACAACCGGGAGAGCTACCGCATCGTGCTCATCCCCGAGCAGGCCGGTGACGCGCGCGCCGCGCTCGACCGGCTCGCCGAGTTCATGGACCTCAGCGAGGAGCGCCGCGAGCGCATCCTCGCCGAGATCGCGCGCAGCCCGCGCTTCCAGCCCGTCGAGGTGGCCGAGGATCTCGACTGGGAGACCTTCTCGCGCGTCAATCTCTTCCTGCCCGACCTGCCGGGGATCACGCCCGATGTCGGGGAGGTGCGCACCTATCCGTATCCGCAGGCCTTCGCCCATGTCGCCGGCTATGTCCAGGCCGCGTCCGAGGAGGCGGCGGGAGACGATCCGCTGCTCCTCCATCCCGGCTTCCGCATCGGCCGGGCCGGGGTCGAGGCGGCGATGGACGAACGCCTGCGCGGCGCGGCCGGCCAGCTCAAGGTCGAGGTCAACGCCTATGGCCGGGTGATCCGCGAGTTGCCCGAGCAGTCCAATCCGGCCGTGCGCGGGCAGGATGTGACCCTGTCCATCGACGCGAGCGCCCAGCGCTTCGGCACGGAACGCCTGGCCGGAGAGAGCGCCGCGGCGGTCACGCTCGACATCGCCAGCGGGGAGATCCTGTCGCTGGTCTCCACGCCGAGCTTCGATCCGAACCTCTTCGTCACGGGCATCGCGGCGGACGATTTCCGGGCCCTGAACGAGAACGAGTACCGCCCCCTCTTCAACAAGGCGACGACCGGGCTTTACGCGCCGGCCTCCACCATCAAGGGGATGATGGCCCTCGCCGCCCTCGAGGCCGGGGTGATGGAGCCGGGCGAGCGCGTCTACTGCCGCGGCCACACCGAACTCGGCAATCGCCGCTTCCACTGCTGGCGGCGCGAGGGCCACGGCTCGGTCGACCTGCACGAGGGCATCAAGACCTCCTGCGACATCTATTTCTACGAGGTGGCCGAACGCCTCGGCATCGAGCGCATCCACGCGATGGCGACGCGCATGGGACTCGGCCAGCTCTACGATATCGGCATGCACATCCCCGCGCGCGCCGACGGCCTCGTCCCCACCCCGCAATGGAAGCGCGCGCGCCGCGGCCAGCCCTGGACCACGGGGGACACCTACAATGTCGGCATCGGCCAGGGCGACATGCTCGCCTCGCCGCTCCAGCTCGCGGTGATGACCGCGCGCCTGGCTTCGGGGCGCGAGGTGACGCCGACGCTGCTGCGGCGCGGGGCTACCGATTTCGCGAGCCTCGGCCTCGATCCCGAGCACCAGGAACGCGTCCACCGGGCGATGCGCGCTGTGGTGCACGAGCCGGGCGGCACGTCCTACTGGACGCTGCAGGGGCTCGGCGTGGAAGGCGTGGAGATGGCCGGCAAGACCGGCACCGCCCAGGTCTATTCGATCACCGCCGCCGAGCGCGCCGAAGGCCTGCGCGAGCAGGACGACCTTCCCTGGCGGCTTCGCAATCACGGCCTCTTCATCGGCTATGCCCCCGCCATCGACCCGCAATACGCCGTCGCCGTCGTCGTCGAGCACGGCGGGGGCGGTTCGCGCGCGGCCGCGCGCCCGGCGCGCGACATGCTGAAGGACCTGATCGAGCGCGATCCGGCCGGCCGCCTGCCGCGGGTGGTGGCCGCTGCCGGCACGCCGGGGGAAGGCTGA
- the rodA gene encoding rod shape-determining protein RodA: MAVFTQTVPRDLRGKLYEINWAFVLLVLLVGLIGTGMLYSVAGGDWQPWAVRHAGRFAAGFAVMLIAALFPPRFWMGLAYPAYLGALVLLVGVELMGVTVMGAQRWIELGPLRMQPSEVMKIALVLALARYYHDLPQEKVSSLGGLLIPAGMIGAPVLLILNQPDLGTAVLVGATGAAIVFMAGLSWRIIVGAGVAAAIALPLAIRYGLEDYQRERIATFLNPEADPLGAGYNIIQSKIALGSGGFTGKGFMQGTQSQLNYLPEHQTDFIFTTLGEEWGFVGGIFVMALYALLLANCIAVAMSCRSAFLRLVVMGITTTLALYVFINIAMVMGVVPVVGVPLPMISYGGTVMLAVLFGLGLILGAHVHRGAEPPKGAGLFG, encoded by the coding sequence ATGGCCGTCTTCACCCAGACCGTCCCGCGGGACCTGCGCGGCAAGCTCTACGAGATCAACTGGGCCTTCGTGCTCCTGGTCCTGCTCGTCGGCCTCATCGGGACCGGCATGCTCTACTCGGTCGCCGGCGGCGACTGGCAGCCCTGGGCGGTGCGCCACGCCGGCCGCTTTGCCGCCGGTTTCGCGGTCATGCTGATCGCGGCCCTGTTCCCGCCGCGCTTCTGGATGGGCCTTGCCTATCCCGCCTATCTGGGCGCACTCGTCCTGCTCGTCGGCGTCGAGCTGATGGGCGTGACCGTCATGGGCGCGCAGCGCTGGATCGAGCTCGGGCCGCTGCGCATGCAGCCCTCCGAAGTCATGAAGATCGCGCTCGTGCTGGCGCTCGCGCGCTATTATCACGACCTGCCGCAGGAGAAGGTCTCCTCGCTCGGCGGGCTGCTGATCCCCGCCGGCATGATCGGCGCACCCGTGCTGCTGATCCTGAACCAGCCCGATCTCGGCACCGCCGTGCTGGTCGGCGCGACCGGGGCGGCGATCGTCTTCATGGCGGGTCTGTCCTGGCGCATCATCGTGGGCGCCGGGGTGGCCGCCGCGATCGCGCTGCCGCTCGCCATCCGTTACGGGCTGGAGGACTACCAGCGCGAGCGCATCGCCACCTTCCTCAATCCGGAGGCCGATCCGCTGGGTGCGGGCTACAACATCATCCAGTCCAAGATCGCGCTCGGCTCGGGCGGGTTCACCGGCAAGGGCTTCATGCAGGGCACGCAGAGTCAGCTGAACTACCTGCCAGAGCACCAGACCGACTTCATCTTCACCACCCTCGGCGAGGAGTGGGGCTTTGTGGGCGGGATCTTCGTGATGGCGCTCTATGCCCTCTTGCTCGCAAACTGCATCGCGGTGGCGATGAGCTGCCGCTCGGCCTTCCTGCGTCTCGTGGTGATGGGGATCACCACCACGCTCGCCCTCTATGTCTTCATCAACATCGCCATGGTGATGGGCGTCGTCCCGGTGGTCGGCGTGCCGCTGCCGATGATCTCCTACGGCGGCACGGTGATGCTGGCCGTGCTGTTCGGCCTCGGGCTCATCCTCGGCGCTCACGTCCATCGCGGTGCCGAGCCTCCCAAGGGCGCCGGCCTGTTCGGCTGA
- a CDS encoding glycosyltransferase family 4 protein, with product MKDAVDIGDLPQGRAGLRVLVTSYRSNPHVGGQGVYVRELSAALLRQGCRVSVASGPPYPELEPGIALIRLPSLDLFEESNAMLALRWRHLASKADRGEWLAHNTGAFGEMTAFARRLRAYLAREGDRFDVVHDNQTLAFPMIAIARRMPLLTTLHHPIDIDRDYAIAGAESWWKRALVKRWHGFVQTQAATARRLPRFLCVSEASRRAYAERCGVDPARIAVAHNGIDHEAFHVDPAVERDPDLIVAMASADVPIKGLDVLVEALAKIAPERPGLRLRVIGTLREGPTKRMLERTGLSDRVEFRAGLTRTEIAHLFRRAGLFVSASRFEGFGFPPAEAMACGAPVVVSDGGALPEVAGDAGIVTPVGDAEALARAIAHVVDNRDIAHAMSLRGPEWARSAFVWDHHAQAAISLYHELIQARTGVRAAQ from the coding sequence ATGAAGGATGCCGTCGACATAGGTGATCTGCCGCAAGGCAGGGCGGGGCTGCGCGTGCTGGTGACCAGCTACCGCTCAAATCCCCATGTCGGGGGCCAGGGCGTCTATGTCCGCGAGCTCAGCGCGGCGCTGCTGCGCCAGGGCTGCCGGGTGAGCGTCGCCTCCGGCCCGCCCTATCCCGAACTCGAACCCGGCATCGCGCTGATCCGCCTGCCCTCGCTCGACCTGTTCGAGGAGAGCAATGCGATGCTGGCCCTGCGCTGGCGCCATCTCGCCAGCAAGGCCGACCGGGGCGAGTGGCTCGCCCACAATACCGGGGCCTTCGGGGAGATGACCGCCTTCGCCCGGCGCCTGCGCGCCTATCTCGCCCGCGAGGGCGATCGCTTCGACGTGGTGCACGACAACCAGACGCTCGCCTTCCCGATGATTGCGATCGCGCGCCGCATGCCGCTGCTGACGACGCTGCACCACCCGATCGACATCGACCGCGATTACGCGATCGCGGGGGCGGAGAGCTGGTGGAAGCGCGCGCTCGTCAAGCGCTGGCACGGCTTCGTGCAAACCCAGGCCGCGACGGCACGGCGCCTGCCGCGCTTCCTGTGCGTGTCCGAGGCGTCGCGCCGGGCCTATGCCGAACGCTGCGGCGTCGATCCGGCCCGCATCGCCGTGGCCCACAACGGCATCGACCACGAGGCTTTCCATGTCGACCCGGCCGTCGAGCGCGACCCCGACCTGATCGTCGCGATGGCGAGCGCGGACGTCCCGATCAAAGGGCTCGACGTGCTGGTCGAGGCGCTTGCGAAGATCGCACCCGAGCGTCCCGGCCTCCGGCTGCGCGTCATCGGCACGCTGCGCGAGGGCCCCACGAAGCGCATGCTGGAACGCACCGGGCTGAGCGACCGGGTCGAGTTCCGCGCCGGCCTCACGCGCACCGAGATCGCCCATCTTTTCCGAAGGGCCGGCCTGTTCGTCTCGGCCTCGCGCTTCGAGGGCTTCGGCTTCCCGCCTGCCGAGGCAATGGCCTGCGGTGCGCCGGTGGTGGTCTCCGACGGCGGCGCCCTGCCCGAGGTCGCCGGCGATGCCGGCATCGTCACGCCGGTCGGCGATGCGGAGGCTCTCGCCAGAGCCATCGCCCATGTCGTGGACAATCGCGACATCGCCCACGCCATGAGCCTGCGCGGTCCGGAGTGGGCGCGGAGCGCCTTCGTGTGGGACCATCACGCCCAGGCCGCGATCTCGCTCTATCACGAGCTGATCCAGGCGCGGACGGGGGTCCGGGCTGCGCAATGA
- the mreD gene encoding rod shape-determining protein MreD produces the protein MRAPLERRSAWPTVVAMTLTLLASLLIHAAPTRLPTGADILPLLPLITLFIWAVRRPRYVSPLLIFAVGLLQDLLIGGPMGVWALSYLVAFAIARPREEEGGGELGPMSLRFAVLTLIALTLAWGAGSVALGQPAATADLVTEGILTIILFPGFAFLFARKKERTTFS, from the coding sequence ATGCGCGCCCCGCTCGAACGCCGCTCGGCCTGGCCGACCGTGGTGGCCATGACGCTCACCCTGCTGGCGAGCCTGCTGATCCATGCCGCGCCGACGCGCCTGCCGACGGGGGCGGACATCCTGCCGCTCCTGCCGCTCATCACGCTGTTCATCTGGGCGGTGCGCCGCCCGCGCTACGTCTCGCCGCTTCTGATCTTCGCCGTCGGCCTGCTGCAGGACCTCCTGATCGGCGGGCCCATGGGGGTGTGGGCGCTGTCCTACCTCGTCGCCTTCGCCATCGCGCGTCCGCGCGAGGAGGAGGGCGGGGGCGAGCTCGGGCCGATGTCGCTGCGCTTCGCCGTGCTGACCCTGATCGCGCTGACGCTCGCCTGGGGGGCGGGCTCGGTCGCGCTCGGCCAGCCGGCGGCGACCGCGGACCTCGTGACGGAAGGCATCCTGACGATCATACTGTTCCCCGGTTTCGCCTTCCTCTTTGCGAGGAAGAAGGAACGCACCACCTTCTCTTAA
- a CDS encoding sodium-dependent transporter has protein sequence MAGFGGSASSGTWGTRFGFLMAAIGSSVGLGNFWRFPYTAGENGGAAFVLIYLVCVVLIAFPILIAELSVGRHARRSAVGSVRKMAFDAGSSEMWSIAGWVGMAGGVMILCFYSVVAGWVAAYVWKMFTGSLVGADAQTVSDAFSALLADTGAVIGWHSLFMVVTIGIVSLGVTKGIEKAVTILMPLFFLMLVGMVVYAGIAGDMGAAVTYLFAVDFSEVTPATVLAALGQAFFSIGVGSAIMITYGSYLPKSDNLPQSATIIAGADTMVAIIAGLAIFPFVFAFTALDPNAGPALFFQALPAAFAQMPGGQYVGAAFFALAFIAALTSSISLLQVIVAFGEEHTDFGKLGSALFFGAIIWLVGVGAAYSGDFFDLLDLISGRILLPLGGLLIAVFTGWVVSRALMQKELPQAGQAMFNYWRFAIRYPVPIAVAAIIVAGLATTFGVDLPFIGG, from the coding sequence ATGGCGGGGTTCGGCGGTTCGGCTTCGAGCGGCACCTGGGGTACGCGCTTCGGCTTCCTCATGGCCGCGATCGGCTCCTCGGTGGGCCTCGGCAATTTCTGGCGCTTTCCCTATACCGCCGGGGAGAACGGCGGCGCGGCCTTCGTGCTGATCTATCTCGTCTGCGTCGTGCTGATCGCCTTCCCGATCCTCATCGCCGAACTCAGCGTCGGCCGCCACGCGCGCCGCTCCGCGGTCGGCTCTGTGCGCAAGATGGCCTTCGATGCGGGCTCGTCCGAGATGTGGTCCATCGCGGGCTGGGTCGGCATGGCCGGCGGGGTGATGATCCTGTGCTTCTACTCGGTCGTGGCCGGCTGGGTCGCGGCCTATGTGTGGAAGATGTTCACCGGCTCGCTCGTCGGGGCCGACGCGCAGACCGTCTCCGACGCCTTCTCCGCCCTGCTCGCCGACACCGGCGCGGTGATCGGCTGGCACTCCCTGTTCATGGTGGTCACGATCGGCATCGTCAGCCTCGGCGTCACCAAGGGCATCGAGAAGGCGGTGACCATCCTGATGCCGCTCTTCTTCCTGATGCTCGTGGGCATGGTCGTCTATGCCGGCATCGCCGGGGACATGGGCGCGGCGGTGACCTATCTCTTCGCGGTCGATTTCTCCGAGGTGACGCCCGCCACCGTGCTCGCCGCGCTCGGCCAGGCCTTCTTCTCCATCGGGGTCGGCTCGGCGATTATGATCACCTACGGCTCCTACCTGCCGAAATCCGACAACCTGCCCCAGTCCGCGACCATCATCGCCGGGGCGGACACGATGGTCGCGATCATCGCGGGCCTGGCGATCTTCCCCTTCGTCTTCGCCTTCACCGCGCTCGATCCCAATGCCGGCCCGGCGCTGTTCTTCCAGGCCCTGCCGGCCGCCTTCGCCCAGATGCCGGGCGGGCAGTATGTCGGCGCGGCCTTCTTCGCGCTCGCCTTCATCGCCGCCCTGACGAGCTCGATCTCGCTGCTGCAGGTGATCGTCGCCTTCGGCGAGGAGCACACCGATTTCGGCAAGCTCGGTTCGGCGCTGTTCTTCGGCGCCATCATCTGGCTCGTCGGCGTGGGTGCGGCCTATTCGGGCGACTTCTTCGACCTGCTCGACCTCATCTCCGGCCGCATCCTCCTGCCGCTGGGCGGCCTCCTGATCGCGGTGTTCACCGGCTGGGTGGTCTCGCGCGCCCTGATGCAGAAGGAACTGCCCCAGGCCGGCCAGGCGATGTTCAACTACTGGCGCTTCGCCATCCGCTATCCGGTGCCGATCGCGGTCGCCGCGATCATCGTCGCCGGGCTCGCCACGACCTTCGGCGTCGACCTGCCCTTCATCGGGGGGTAG
- a CDS encoding class I SAM-dependent methyltransferase, giving the protein MTLPGRPLPDFDPETVKGFLARDEAQALERHARAVTAEGPLVEIGSWCGRSTVHIGRAAREIGRLVYAVDHHRGSEEHQPGEGYHDPELFDAELGRVDTLPEFRRTIARAGLEDTVMALVGPSQTLGRAWRGPVSYLFIDGGHAMETALGDYRAWTPHLAPGGTLLIHDVFPDPKDGGRPPYEIWKLAVASGLFEPVERVSSLEVLRRL; this is encoded by the coding sequence GTGACGCTGCCCGGCCGGCCGCTGCCGGATTTCGATCCCGAGACCGTGAAGGGCTTTCTCGCCCGCGACGAGGCGCAGGCGCTGGAGCGCCATGCCCGCGCGGTGACCGCCGAGGGTCCGCTCGTCGAGATCGGCTCGTGGTGCGGACGCTCCACCGTCCATATCGGGCGCGCGGCGCGGGAGATCGGCCGGCTGGTCTATGCGGTCGATCATCACCGCGGCTCGGAGGAGCATCAGCCCGGCGAGGGCTATCACGACCCCGAGCTGTTCGACGCCGAACTCGGCCGGGTCGACACCCTGCCCGAATTCCGCAGGACCATCGCGCGGGCGGGCCTGGAAGATACGGTCATGGCGCTGGTGGGCCCGTCGCAAACGCTCGGGCGGGCCTGGCGCGGGCCGGTCAGCTATCTCTTCATCGACGGCGGCCACGCCATGGAGACCGCGCTCGGCGACTACCGGGCCTGGACGCCGCACCTGGCGCCGGGCGGCACGCTGCTGATCCACGACGTCTTCCCCGATCCGAAGGACGGCGGACGTCCGCCCTACGAGATCTGGAAGCTGGCGGTGGCCTCGGGCCTCTTCGAGCCGGTCGAGCGGGTCAGCTCGCTGGAGGTTCTGCGCCGGCTCTGA
- the pip gene encoding prolyl aminopeptidase has product MDAQRRSQNRVGLYPHIEPFRTGMLAVGDGHTLYYEECGRPDGVPVVALHGGPGGGASPAMRRFFDPMRYRIVIFDQRGCGRSRPFSSLAHNTTPDLVADIERLREALRIERWLVFGGSWGATLALAYARAHADRVLGLVLRGVFACTQREMDWFYRDGANHLFPDLWERFAGRLKPAERGDVVAAYHARLAIEDVHARRDDALAWAAWESALISLSHTSELTPPDPRRADAIARIESHYFLHGGFLEREGVLLEDTAHLKDIPGVIVQGRYDMVTPPRTAWELARAWRGAQLEMIPDAGHAAGEPGIIDGLVRATDRFADRLE; this is encoded by the coding sequence ATGGACGCACAGCGCCGCAGCCAGAACCGGGTCGGTCTTTACCCGCACATCGAGCCCTTCCGTACCGGGATGCTGGCCGTCGGGGACGGGCATACCCTCTATTACGAGGAATGCGGCAGGCCGGACGGGGTTCCGGTCGTCGCCCTGCACGGCGGGCCGGGCGGGGGCGCCTCTCCGGCCATGCGCCGCTTCTTCGACCCGATGCGCTACCGCATCGTCATCTTCGACCAGCGCGGCTGCGGGCGTTCGCGGCCGTTCTCGAGCCTCGCCCACAACACCACGCCCGACCTCGTGGCGGACATCGAGCGCCTGCGCGAGGCGCTGCGCATCGAGCGCTGGCTGGTGTTCGGCGGCAGCTGGGGCGCCACGCTCGCGCTCGCCTATGCGCGCGCCCACGCCGACCGGGTGCTGGGCCTCGTGCTGCGCGGGGTCTTCGCCTGCACGCAGCGCGAGATGGACTGGTTCTACCGCGACGGCGCCAACCATCTCTTCCCCGATCTGTGGGAGCGTTTCGCGGGCCGGCTGAAGCCGGCCGAGCGCGGCGACGTGGTCGCCGCCTACCACGCGCGCCTCGCGATCGAGGACGTGCATGCCCGGCGCGACGACGCGCTCGCCTGGGCGGCCTGGGAGAGCGCGCTCATCTCCCTGTCGCACACCAGCGAGCTGACCCCGCCCGATCCGCGCCGCGCCGACGCCATCGCGCGCATCGAGAGCCATTACTTCCTGCATGGCGGCTTCCTCGAGCGCGAGGGCGTGCTGCTCGAGGACACCGCGCACCTGAAGGACATCCCCGGCGTCATCGTGCAGGGCCGCTACGACATGGTGACCCCGCCGCGCACCGCCTGGGAGCTGGCGCGCGCCTGGCGCGGCGCGCAGCTGGAGATGATCCCCGATGCCGGCCACGCCGCAGGAGAGCCCGGCATCATCGACGGGCTGGTGCGCGCGACGGACCGGTTTGCCGATCGGCTGGAATAG